A stretch of Eschrichtius robustus isolate mEscRob2 chromosome 6, mEscRob2.pri, whole genome shotgun sequence DNA encodes these proteins:
- the C6H3orf33 gene encoding protein C3orf33 homolog isoform X2: MAGRPAAAGTSPPDRDRAAPNVVAWISQWADDHLRLVRNISTVMAIAGVMLLLRSVRLTSKFTSSSDIPVEFIRRNVKLRGRLRRITENGLEIEHIPITLPITSSWRKEPCGALLVKLAGVELTETGKVWLQKELKPSQVVWFQLLGKENSALFCYLLVNKGRYFSVSLNEEILRRGLGKTVLVKGLNYDSKIYWRIHRNLLKAELIALKKGEGIWKEESEKESYLEKFKGSWREIWKKDSYFKKIGSDFNLKKESYYDKFRGTYETWKENMNNYSLILKFRELLSRIHFRRKG, translated from the exons ATGGCGGGGCGGCCCGCGGCCGCCGGCACCTCGCCGCCGGACCGGGACCGAGCAGCGCCCAACGTGGTGGCGTGGATCTCGCAATGGGCAGACGACCACCTGCGTCTCGTCCGG AACATCAGCACCGTAATGGCCATAGCTGGAGTAATGTTACTTCTAAGAAGTGTTCGACTg ACATCAAAATTCACAAGCTCTTCAGATATTCCAGTAGAATTTATAAGAAGGAATGTTAAACTACGAGGACGACTGCGCCGAATAACCGAGAATGGTTTAGAGATTGAACATATTCCCATTACTTTACCTATTACATCTTCATGGAGAA AAGAGCCATGTGGTGCTTTGCTGGTTAAGTTGGCTGGAGTAGAACTCACTGAAACTGGGAAGGTGTGGTTACAAAAAGAGCTAAAACCTTCCCAAGTAGTATGGTTCCAACTTCTTGGAAAGGAGAATTCAGCACTCTTTTGCTACCTTTTAGTGAATAAG GGTAGATATTTTAGTGTGAGTCTGAATGAAGAAATTTTGAGAAGAGGCCTTGGCAAAACTGTTCTCGTTAAAGGGCTAAATTATGATTCTAAAATCTATTGGAGAATTCACAGAAACTTACTTAAAGCTGAATTAATAGccttaaaaaaaggagaaggaatatggaaggaagaatctgaaaaagaaagttaTTTGGAAAAATTCAAAGGCTCCTGGAGAGAaatatggaaaaaagacagttattttaaaaaaattggatcaGATTTCAActtgaaaaaagaaagttattatgACAAATTTAGAGGGACTTATGAAACATGGAAAGAAAACATGAATAACTACTCCTTAATACTGAAGTTCAGAGAACTTCTGAGTCGCATACACTTTCGTAGAAAAGGATGA
- the C6H3orf33 gene encoding protein C3orf33 homolog isoform X3, which translates to MAIAGVMLLLRSVRLIMPSVSQKCCTELLAVEGLLDSSHHETSKFTSSSDIPVEFIRRNVKLRGRLRRITENGLEIEHIPITLPITSSWRKEPCGALLVKLAGVELTETGKVWLQKELKPSQVVWFQLLGKENSALFCYLLVNKGRYFSVSLNEEILRRGLGKTVLVKGLNYDSKIYWRIHRNLLKAELIALKKGEGIWKEESEKESYLEKFKGSWREIWKKDSYFKKIGSDFNLKKESYYDKFRGTYETWKENMNNYSLILKFRELLSRIHFRRKG; encoded by the exons ATGGCCATAGCTGGAGTAATGTTACTTCTAAGAAGTGTTCGACTg ATAATGCCTTCTGTGTCACAGAAATGCTGCACTGAACTTTTGGCTGTTGAGGGATTATTGGATTCCTCCCATCATGAG ACATCAAAATTCACAAGCTCTTCAGATATTCCAGTAGAATTTATAAGAAGGAATGTTAAACTACGAGGACGACTGCGCCGAATAACCGAGAATGGTTTAGAGATTGAACATATTCCCATTACTTTACCTATTACATCTTCATGGAGAA AAGAGCCATGTGGTGCTTTGCTGGTTAAGTTGGCTGGAGTAGAACTCACTGAAACTGGGAAGGTGTGGTTACAAAAAGAGCTAAAACCTTCCCAAGTAGTATGGTTCCAACTTCTTGGAAAGGAGAATTCAGCACTCTTTTGCTACCTTTTAGTGAATAAG GGTAGATATTTTAGTGTGAGTCTGAATGAAGAAATTTTGAGAAGAGGCCTTGGCAAAACTGTTCTCGTTAAAGGGCTAAATTATGATTCTAAAATCTATTGGAGAATTCACAGAAACTTACTTAAAGCTGAATTAATAGccttaaaaaaaggagaaggaatatggaaggaagaatctgaaaaagaaagttaTTTGGAAAAATTCAAAGGCTCCTGGAGAGAaatatggaaaaaagacagttattttaaaaaaattggatcaGATTTCAActtgaaaaaagaaagttattatgACAAATTTAGAGGGACTTATGAAACATGGAAAGAAAACATGAATAACTACTCCTTAATACTGAAGTTCAGAGAACTTCTGAGTCGCATACACTTTCGTAGAAAAGGATGA
- the C6H3orf33 gene encoding protein C3orf33 homolog isoform X1 — translation MAGRPAAAGTSPPDRDRAAPNVVAWISQWADDHLRLVRNISTVMAIAGVMLLLRSVRLIMPSVSQKCCTELLAVEGLLDSSHHETSKFTSSSDIPVEFIRRNVKLRGRLRRITENGLEIEHIPITLPITSSWRKEPCGALLVKLAGVELTETGKVWLQKELKPSQVVWFQLLGKENSALFCYLLVNKGRYFSVSLNEEILRRGLGKTVLVKGLNYDSKIYWRIHRNLLKAELIALKKGEGIWKEESEKESYLEKFKGSWREIWKKDSYFKKIGSDFNLKKESYYDKFRGTYETWKENMNNYSLILKFRELLSRIHFRRKG, via the exons ATGGCGGGGCGGCCCGCGGCCGCCGGCACCTCGCCGCCGGACCGGGACCGAGCAGCGCCCAACGTGGTGGCGTGGATCTCGCAATGGGCAGACGACCACCTGCGTCTCGTCCGG AACATCAGCACCGTAATGGCCATAGCTGGAGTAATGTTACTTCTAAGAAGTGTTCGACTg ATAATGCCTTCTGTGTCACAGAAATGCTGCACTGAACTTTTGGCTGTTGAGGGATTATTGGATTCCTCCCATCATGAG ACATCAAAATTCACAAGCTCTTCAGATATTCCAGTAGAATTTATAAGAAGGAATGTTAAACTACGAGGACGACTGCGCCGAATAACCGAGAATGGTTTAGAGATTGAACATATTCCCATTACTTTACCTATTACATCTTCATGGAGAA AAGAGCCATGTGGTGCTTTGCTGGTTAAGTTGGCTGGAGTAGAACTCACTGAAACTGGGAAGGTGTGGTTACAAAAAGAGCTAAAACCTTCCCAAGTAGTATGGTTCCAACTTCTTGGAAAGGAGAATTCAGCACTCTTTTGCTACCTTTTAGTGAATAAG GGTAGATATTTTAGTGTGAGTCTGAATGAAGAAATTTTGAGAAGAGGCCTTGGCAAAACTGTTCTCGTTAAAGGGCTAAATTATGATTCTAAAATCTATTGGAGAATTCACAGAAACTTACTTAAAGCTGAATTAATAGccttaaaaaaaggagaaggaatatggaaggaagaatctgaaaaagaaagttaTTTGGAAAAATTCAAAGGCTCCTGGAGAGAaatatggaaaaaagacagttattttaaaaaaattggatcaGATTTCAActtgaaaaaagaaagttattatgACAAATTTAGAGGGACTTATGAAACATGGAAAGAAAACATGAATAACTACTCCTTAATACTGAAGTTCAGAGAACTTCTGAGTCGCATACACTTTCGTAGAAAAGGATGA